A genome region from Indicator indicator isolate 239-I01 chromosome 24, UM_Iind_1.1, whole genome shotgun sequence includes the following:
- the R3HDML gene encoding peptidase inhibitor R3HDML, with amino-acid sequence MTLLHLHLYLTALGFWMSHQSSSFLLPNATELLSPAEGRAVGLTWGAGVPRGRRKRYLSPHDMGLVLDYHNQVRSQVSPPAANMEYMVWDEQLARAAEAWAARCLWDHGPPQLIKYVGQNLSIQSGRQRSVVDMVRSWHQEKQHYSFPHPRECNPRCPSKCSGSVCSHYTQMVWASSSRLGCALSTCTNIQVWGSTWRHATLLVCNYAIKGNWLGEAPYKMGRPCSACPPSYGGGCSNNMCFTGLKSNQVSWF; translated from the exons ATGACCCTGCTGCACTTGCACCTGTACCTCACCGCCCTGGGCTTCTGGATGTCTCATCagtccagctccttcctgctgcccaATGCCACCGAGCTCTTGTCCCCTGCCGAGGGCAGAGCCGTGGGCCTGACGTGGGGCGCGGGGGTGCCCCGGGGCCGTCGGAAGCGCTACCTCTCCCCCCACGACATGGGTCTGGTTTTGGACTATCACAACCAAGTGCGGTCACAGGTGTCCCCTCCGGCTGCCAACATGGAGTACATG GTGTGGGACGAGCAGCTGGCCAGGGCGGCGGAGGCGTGGGCTGCACGCTGCCTGTGGGACCACGGCCCCCCGCAGCTGATTAAATATGTGGGGCAGAACCTCTCCATCCAATCAGGCAG GCAGCGCTCCGTGGTGGACATGGTGAGGTCGTGGcaccaggagaagcagcactactccttcccccacccccgtGAGTGCAACCCCCGCTGCCCCTCCAAATGCAGCGGCTCTGTCTGCAGCCACTACACGCAG ATGGTGTGGGCATCCTCCAGCCGCCTGGGCTGTGCCCTCAGCACCTGCACCAACATCCAAGTGTGGGGCAGCACGTGGCGGCACGCCACCCTCCTTGTCTGCAACTATGCCATCAA GGGCAACTGGCTGGGAGAAGCTCCGTACAAGATGGGAAGGCCATGCTCAGCCTGCCCCCCCAGCTACGGTGGGGGCTGCTCCAACAACATGTGCTTCACCGGACTCAAATCCAACCAAGTCAGCTGGTTCTAG